The Oryza brachyantha chromosome 7, ObraRS2, whole genome shotgun sequence genomic interval CTCTGCCAATGAGGGTCTCACGCCGTCACGCGCGCGGACGCAGCCAGCCCGCCCAGCCAGTGACCGCGGCGGAACGCGCCACGGGGGACGAGGCGCCCGAGAggcggacggacggacggacgtcAGCCAGAAACTACCAAAGCGAGGGAGGAGCCGCACGCAACGAACGCGAGTACGCGACCTCACGGCCTCACCCACCaccacacgcgcgcgcgcggcctcgCGCTGGAATCCACCGAGGCGCAAGGCGAGCGCGCGGCCCGCGACTCCGCTCCGCCTACGTGTCGGCCGCGTCCCCGCGCGCTTGCCCACGTACCCCGCCCCGCGCTCCCACGTGCCCCTCCCCCTGCGCGCATCCGATTGGCCGCCCACGCCTTCTTAACGTACCACTCCCAGCTCCGCCGCAGCAGGGGGCCCTCAACGCCGTGCCCGTGTGTGCTTAGCTCCGTCCCGTCCCGTGCTGTCCACCACCAAGGTCTCTCGCCATGGCCATGGTGCAGCCGGTGGACATGGCCGTCAAGGCCAACGAGATCTTGGCGCGGTTCCGGCCCATCGCGCCCAAGCCCgtactgccgccgccgccggcggcggcgccagtgGCTGGTGATGGTGCCGCGGTGATGGCCACGAACCGCGTGCTTTGCCAGCTGCAGAGCCGGCCGTGCCGGGCGAGGAAGCGGGGGCGCCCGAGCGTAGTGCCACCGGTGTCCCctccgtcggcggcggcggtcaaGAGGAAGAGGGCGCCGGCGTACCCGGTCCCGGTGGCGCCGCTCCGGTGCGCGGCGGCAACCGACGCGGTGGTGGccacggcgacgagggcgcagGTGTCGGTGGTTGTCCCGTGCAGTGCGTTGGCGCCAgtgtcgccggtgagcgcgaGTGCCGGTGATCCGACGAGgctctcgccggcggtggtggaggtggagggcgacgacgaggagaggGGCGTCCTCGTGGAGCGCGACCTGCTGCGGAAGCTGCTGGAGCCGAAGGTCATCTCGCCGCGGGCTGTGCGCCCCGTGGGCTCCACCATCCACGTCGAGTCCGTCCACATCGACGccggccgcaccgccgccccgaAGACGGCgcaggaggtggaggcggagctGGAGTCGGACGCACTCCCGGCGGTCGTCTCGGACTCCAGCAACCGCGTCCGGCTGGTGAACGACGCGTACAAGCGAATGGTGGGGCAGCCCGAGTGCCCCTGGCTCGACGCCgtggccaccgccgcgtccAGGAGGATCAGCGGGGAGGTGGCGCTGGTGGTGTccgagccggcggcgccgctgccggagACATGCATGGGGTTCTCGTGCTCGGCCAAGATCGCGTGGGAGCGCGACGGCAAGTGGTCATCCGTCCATGCACCGTGCGACGCCACCCGGCTGCAGTGCGAGTCGAGAGACTACGTCTTCGCCTGGAGGTTTCGCACCGCCGACGACCCATGTCccaccctccgccgcgccggcgacgcgtgAAGTGCGTGATGATTCAAGCCGGGGCATATGTTAGTGAAACCAAGTGCATAGTGTAACCGTGTAAGGTGCATGTTAGCTTAAACCAGATCGGCTTCCTCTTTTGCGAAGCTTATAGGATGCAGTGttcaaaagtatatatatgatgttgaCCGGAGAATGCAAGGGGAAATTGTAACTTTTGCTTAAGTGAAATTTGTTGTTCTTGTGCAGTCCTTTTTGCAAGTTATGGTCCATTTGACAACGACAAGAGATCGCGTCTGCGTACATAGATCACCCCCGGATAGATACATGCATGGACATCCAGGACAGATACATGCATGGACAACCCAGGTTAGAGACAAATGCGTAGTCGCAGTCATATTATCTATGTCGCGTtattgaacaaaaaaaactggatCGTAGTgtctttttccatgaaaaagagCTCGAAAAAAAGGGGCACAATCTAGCATCTCATAAGCTCTATTTTAACgattaaggggttgtttagatgaagctaaactttttagcctcacgtcacatcggatgtttcggcattaatttaaagtgttaaatatagactaataaaaaactaacgGATGTTtcgacactaatttgaagtattaaatatagactaataaaaaactaattttataaataagagctaatccacgagacgatttttttaatctaattaatccataattaacaaatgtttactttagcatcacatagactaatcatatattaattaggcttattagattcgtctcgtaaattagtccaagattgtacatgggttttatttatagattacgtttactatttataataactgTCCAAATATCTGATGTGACTAGAGGCTAAAGTTTAACCCCTACAatcaaacaccccctaagcaACCAGTAAGAGCGATCTTTATGAAACAACGTTTCAGGATATTCGTAAGCTCAACGAtgaacaatattttagtacaTGGGAATCATTCCATTGGATCGGAGTGCACGCTTATTACATGTTTGATTGAGAGTTGGTTGAGGAACGGTTTGCCCACACTCGCACAAAAGAAATTggtgaaacaaaataaaaagcaCATACGGAGGGAAACATCTTGTGAATGCCCTGCTAGCAACGTAGCATGCACCATTAGTCCTCAGGCTTGCTCTGCCTTCGGGGGACCCCTCCACTTGAAGTTCTCTGCGTAGGATTTGGGCTACATGATAAAAAACAACCAGTTAATTACAGAGAAGCTACTACCAACTTAATGCACAACCAAATGGACGGTATTCAATTAGTCAAAAAATCTGGGAGAAAGGTAATATCCCCTTCGTCCCACAGCGTTTGTCCTTCAAATCCGTAGCAAAATGGGTAGCAGGGATAGTTAACACCATTGGCAGGATTTATGAAAGAATGCATGCATCCTGAAAAGGCTGCCAAAACAGTGGTCGCGTTGCGTCCGTAAGCTGTAGGCACGTAAATTCAACTACTATGGCAGCCAGTGGTGACTAACTTGTCCTCTTCGACTTGGTACTAACAAAAGATAGGAGTTGATGAGGATGAGGGGCTCTGACTAGATCAGATTCGATGTACTACAGTTGATGCAAAATTTGGAATTTTCCCTATCAATCTCTGACTTGTCACGATAAATGTGAATGCTATATTGCTATATACTTTTTCTACAATTAAAAAAGCACCTTTCTTTCAGTTCAAAGTCTACGAGACAGGGAAAATTCGAAGGTCAACAAAACAGTCGAGTGCAACCAAGTACCACCCACGATAAGCCGTTCGATCTGGACCTCACGTCATCTCCCCCATTTGGTTAGCTGGTCCTTAAAACTAATCAATCATCCCTTCCCTCACGCCCAAGCTTAAAGCAGCCCCTCACACGATTCCACATACTCTTCTTGTCCTACAGTTCCAAGATGGCACTTCAGAACTTGCCTCCTTGGTAGGCCTCCGCCACGTCACTCAGTCTTCCAAATATGCCATAGTTTTGTCACCCCGTCTGCGTCTCTCCAATCTTCTCATTAAGGGCAGAATGTAATGAATTTGACAGGATCTACCCCATGTAACATGAGTCATGTTGCATCAGGTATGCGCTACATGTGAACACATTATTGCGATAAGCTACAAATCCTCATTTTCTACAAAATGAGCTAATACGTAGTATCAATGAAATTTCCTAAGTATTTCATTAAcacattgttttttattggaAGGTGTATTCTATTGACTAGTGGATTTTTCTTCACTGTTGGCACTTGAACTCAATGTTAACTACTTCCAGTGGGGCTGTGAGGGTGTGACTATGTTATCTACCAAAATGATGCAAACCACGTTCAACACCACATATTCCTTAACCAGAACATCGTGTGTGttttaaaagttgaaaaagaGGGTCATAGTTGTAATTTGCCATGCATAGTTGATCAAACTATAAGGATGCAAGAATCAAAACAACCaattgcataaatataagAGAATGTGTTAGCCCAGAAAATTGAAAGATAAGTAGGGTAGTGTACAGACCTTCAAAAGAGGCGTGTGGCGTTTTCTAACCTGCAGGAATTTGATATTGCGTCAGTAAAgtcttcataaatttttttcccctcaaaATTTTAAGATCATAAGACAATAAGTGATTCTGAAGACATAGTTTTAAGGCAAATGCCACTGAATCACATGGCACATGGGATGTAAGGCgatttgcaaataaaagaCTATGCATTCATAAATGGACCAAAAATCTACTTTCGATACTTGAGCATCAGCATACAGAACATTATAAGAACATTCCTGAAATTTAATATCTAAGTGATAAAGAATCAAAGGATCCTACAAATTCAAGAGAGCATGCAATTACATCCTGCTCCAAAATATCCTAATATCTAGAAATCTAGTAGTCTTAATTTTTCTACTTAATGTTAAGTACTAGGAATAAATAGTAAGACCCACCACATAATCCCATCCATGTTTTTCAGCAAACGCCTTTGCTGAATCTGCACTGTCGAACGTAAGTCCTGCTTCACCAACATTAGCGTATGGATCCCCAGTAGATGTCCATCCCATTAATGGGTTCTCCCACCTATTACTCACTCAATGTTAGAACCAGTTGTTCTTAAAAAGAGTGGAAAAAGGGGCAGTGATTGAAACAGTTATATTTGAGTGTATGCTAGAATGCTATATAACAAAAGGGCTAACAAAATAACTGCGTGAGGcataaaagggaaaaaaaaacaaagtacaCACTGTTTGACCTAATCAGGTTGAAAACCCCAATGTCAGGTCAAATACATCAGTTGCAAGGATTTCATTGTACAAGAATAGGTGGAGCTTCCAAATTCCCAGCACAAATAATAATCTCACGttaaaaaacaagaaacagCATTCACTTATAAATCATCAAAGAATTCTTATCTAGTTGTCTACAATTATCCAGGTGAGAATGTAAATGTATATCAAGTTTTAATATGAGGCAATTTGTTTTCATCTGAAATATTTCTGAGGCAGTTCACCTTTGGGGTGAATAGTTCATGAAGATGAATaaccaataaaataaaacaggaAGCATACTTTTGAGTTGACACAAAGTTGATTTTCCATCTCCCGACTTTGCCAGAACCTTGCTGAGATGCAGTCCTAGCTGGTGAATATATTACAACCTGCAAATTCACAAGGACAAAGTGACCATGTTATCCCAACTAGCTAGTTGAGATGCTTATGTTAAGCCTTAAGAGAACAAAGCAGCAGGCTGGCAGCAacaaattcatattttgtttaatgtattaatgtttaaatttatctgtATTGTGTATGCACAACCATGTTGTAGGACATATAGAAGGCCATTTACTGTACAAATACTAAAAGGTGGGGCGGCCGCTCATCAGTAATTTATTGTCATTCGGAACATAGATCACAATCAAAAATATGTTCTATGACTGATTCTATAATAAATCTGGAAAAACATAACAACTGATTGGTGTGTAGGCATCTTCTCTGCAGTTCACCACAGAGCATGGCACACCTAAGTTTGAGGAATATCATGAAAAATGTGACTGAAGGGTGGATTCACTGCTGGGCCATATTATATAAATGCTTCTAAGCTctctaaagttaaaaaagaTCTTTGAAGCATAGGAAAAATTGATTATCAAACAATAATCATACAAACGAAACATTCTTTTGagaaacaaggccttaattgTTGGGCTAACTATTTTGGGGATACTTTGTTAACCTCAagttagaaaaagaaattatcaCCCTACCAGACTACCAGCATACCTCTACATAGATTTGGACTATGAAATGGTACGAAGAGAAATTGCTCTATAGTTCAACAAGCTCTATAAATTTCAAAGTCCAAGCATTGTTAACAAATTCCATATTTCTTTACATGCGATTGATGTTATCAGgtgtatttttagattttatgtacattgagaaaatttgataaataataAGAGTTAGATAGTAATCTTGTTATTAGTACTAtacatgtttattttgttcttgtgCACATAGACAATACTTGTATAGGTCTTTGCATTGTAGCAGTGTGTGGCACTAGAAAAAGTACACGGGAATACATGTGTGATACGTACAAGTACAGAGGTTTGGGCCGGAGTGCAGCTGGGTCATGCGAAGCGGCTGGAGAGTGATGTCAATATCTAAGACGTGCAAATAAAGCATATTGCATGCAACAACTAGTGATTAGTGACTGCTTTGAGTAGTGGTTAGTCGTATGTGATGCATGACTAGTAGTAGACTAAGTATTAGAGTGTGCTCCCGTGCATGCATCTAGTGGCATTTGAATAGGAAGAGTTCGTTGCATTCTAGCTGGTGTGagtctatttatttatttgtgtacCCATGTATTCGGTaaccagaaaaaaagagaaaaaaaggacatGAGCAGTGATGACTGCATTGCCAAAACCTCCTTGCATTCTTTCTCATTGTGTTTGTGTGTCCACTAAAGAGAAACCTTAGTGTTTCTGACAAACATCTAGAGTGAGAGGGGAGATTCCCAACAATAAGAGCACTCCCAGCAGATACTCTATCTCATACTCCATTCTGAAAATAGAGTACGTGGAGGAAAAAGTTGGTCCAGTAGACCTCATCCtctaaaaatagagcatcATTCATCCTCACTTCATATCTCAACATTGAGGAGAGAGCAAAAACAACGTAAGAGGAGGtggttgtaaaatattaataaaatatatatagatgatgtaATATGAATGTTCTGTTAGAGTGATAAATGATATAAAGAGAATGtattttggatgatcatccaaatgattGATAAAATTTGGATGAGCTACTGAGAATGCTCTAAGCACCCCTAGCGTCCTCTGAACTCTGAAATGCACAGATTTCTAGCCCTAATACTGTCAACTCTCATCACAAACAACTTGAGAGGTAAGAATATACACCAATATACGTTCAATCGTTCACAGTacacaaaccaaacaaggaTCACTTGATCCAAATTCGTTGCCTCAGAAGCAACATTGGGTTGACATAATCTAAAGTTGGGGAAAACAACCTCCCGCACTTAGCACGGAGTACGTCAAACGACAATTAACACGCATTTCAGAACAACCTCCTAAGTCCCAAACGACAATTAGCACGTAGCACAACGACCTGGTGCCTCGTTCCATCCCTAATGACTAACGAGTAACCACCAAACCTAGACATCTAGAGCGATTCCCACACGGATCCGCGAGAGCTAGCCAATCTACGGCCACTAAATCAATCATGAGAAGGCCAGCGGGGCGTTACCTTGCGCCGGAGGTGCTCCTCGGGGATACCCGAGACCATGCCGATCTCGCCGGGCTTGATCTCGACGAGGGCgtcggacgccgccgcggagagCATacgcgccggagccggagccggcgagAGGAGCGCGCGCCCGAGGGAGGGGAGGCTCCgccggagcggagcggccatcGCGGCGGAGACGTACGCCGGCGAGAGGCggaggggggaggagaggggaccGGGGGGGAGGAGAGACTCACAGAACTTTGGGCGAAGGCTTTGGGTTGTGTGGGTTGCCTGCGGCTGCGGTGCGCGGATGGCTGGACCGAGATATGTCGTGGCTTGTGTTTGGGCCTTTGGGCCCACCGTTATGGGCTTTCGCGAATTTGGCTGGTTTTCTGGGCTAGGCCCATTATGGTCGGTGGGTGCTCTGCGGACCTTGCAGGCCGGACCGAGGTTAGTCCGGGTCGTCGAAGTGAACTACTAATAAAGATCATGTTGTTTCgtctaaaaatgaaaaatgaattagatGTCCAACTGAATAAAGTAATAAGAGCATCTATAagagaatggctaaattttaactcactaaatcaaaatttagccatttattttagttttggcaacTTGAATTCATATAGCATCTACAAGAGACTACCTATCCCCACTCTCTAAATCATGGCAGGGAGAGGatgacaagtgggtcccacccacGTGGGACCCACGGATAACAATTGTGCTAGTGGGGGAATGAGTTGCTAGGTTTGGCTATTGAGGACTcaagtttaaccattcatatGGCATGGCAAGTCATATAGTCATTCTTTTGGAGCAcaatttttatgcaaaattacCAAATTTAACTATAGCAAGTGAGATGGACATTCTCTTGGAGTTGCTCTAACTCATtcacttttttctatttaacgctgttaatttttaaatctatatttgattattcgtcttatttaaaaatgcataattattaactattttattataatttgatttattgcaTAAAAACACTTTAAGCttgatttataattaatatttgtaaaaaactaaataaaatgaatgattaaataaatatcaaaaaaacaaatagattAACTTCTAGCAGTATTTTATGCCGGTTTTTGTTTCCTAATTCTGAACAGTGCATTTTATTTGACAAGCAAACAGCTGACGTGTAGCACTCTGCCAGGTATTTGGCCATGTTAAATTGTTAAtccactaaaattttgtttttctttcccacGATCATCAAGGAAATATTGCAACCGACCTAAAATAACATTCCACGTCCTCATTCATATCcacaaagattttttttttccagagaGTAGAAAATGTCGATCTTAATGTACTTACAGGAAAGTACAC includes:
- the LOC102719600 gene encoding NADH dehydrogenase [ubiquinone] iron-sulfur protein 4, mitochondrial; translated protein: MAAPLRRSLPSLGRALLSPAPAPARMLSAAASDALVEIKPGEIGMVSGIPEEHLRRKVVIYSPARTASQQGSGKVGRWKINFVSTQKWENPLMGWTSTGDPYANVGEAGLTFDSADSAKAFAEKHGWDYVVRKRHTPLLKPKSYAENFKWRGPPKAEQA
- the LOC121055043 gene encoding wiskott-Aldrich syndrome protein family member 1, which gives rise to MAMVQPVDMAVKANEILARFRPIAPKPVLPPPPAAAPVAGDGAAVMATNRVLCQLQSRPCRARKRGRPSVVPPVSPPSAAAVKRKRAPAYPVPVAPLRCAAATDAVVATATRAQVSVVVPCSALAPVSPVSASAGDPTRLSPAVVEVEGDDEERGVLVERDLLRKLLEPKVISPRAVRPVGSTIHVESVHIDAGRTAAPKTAQEVEAELESDALPAVVSDSSNRVRLVNDAYKRMVGQPECPWLDAVATAASRRISGEVALVVSEPAAPLPETCMGFSCSAKIAWERDGKWSSVHAPCDATRLQCESRDYVFAWRFRTADDPCPTLRRAGDA